The DNA sequence CTGGTGTACATCCATTGATACATTCAAGTAAAAAATGTCCATCATCGGAAAATTTAAAGTCAGCATATATTTCATCTGGCTTACGACCGGTAAAATTTGTTGTTACCAGCTTGAGATTATGTGATGCAGCTATCCGCGAATTCGTTTCGCCGCTATAAGCACCATCCGCTACCATGAAGGCTCCTTCATCAAAAGTATCCTGTTGTTCCAGATAATCTTTCATAAACTGATTGTCAGCATATATATTTTTCTCGTACGCGTAGTCAGTTATAAGGCTTCCTTTTTCACCAACGGATTCAACAACATTTCCAACGTAGCCTAAGTTCTTTCCACCGGCTTTGTATCGAAAAGTAGCCTCTGGATCAGATGGGTTTAATAAAACTTCAGATGGATTTTCAACTTCTTCCTTTTTCCGAAGACGTCTGGTTCCGTCATCATCAATGATTGTTCTTTCTTTTAAGAGGCGAATGAGAAGCTGGTATTCACTGGTATCATCAAGATTACCTGTTTTATCGCAAAGCTCAATAAGTTTTTCGGCGTCATGCATCACAACAATTGTTCGCTCTGTAGCATCAAGATTTCTTTGGTGATATATGCAGCGATTATAATCATCTTTTTCGATGTAGTGGTATTGTTCCTCCGGAAGAGTGATTTCACGTTGATTCATTATTTTCGCAAGGTTGGCAACACATGTATAAAACAGTTCTAACAAAGAAAGATTTTTTATATTAGCTGCAATCATTAAGCTGTCCATTCGTTGCATGTTTGGAGATATATTCATAAATTCAGCTATCTCTTTTGCCATCTTCACAATGCATTCATGAATCAGATCAACATCATGCTCTGTCTCATATGCTAATACTCTTGCCCTAAATCTGCTTAATGTACGATCACTGAGAGGCTGTTCTTCAAAGCTTGTTGTATGAAGAGCATACTGATAACGAACATCAAACATAAGTGCTTCCACTAATTCATCATCAGTATCACCAAGAGCTTCTTTCAGAATCAGTGCCCCAACAATTACATTTACAGGTGTATTGGGACGAGAAGCTTTATCGCTATATAGAACAGAAAAAATACTTTCATCAATAGCTGGAAAAACTTTTTCTGCAAAAGTATTTGCCCATGATTTTTCCAAAACCCTTTTTTCTCTTTGCGTGAGATTAAAAGTGCTATCTGTCAGAGTTAGTTGTTGATTATCATTAGTAACAAAAGCCATTTGAATCACCTCGATATTTGATATTTATATTTTATCAGATATCGTTATGATTTGATATATCGTGTTAAGTTTTCAAGGTACAAATATATATCAAAGGTCAGTAACCTTTTGACACCCTAATCTGCATAAGGAAATCCTCCCACTTGTGCATATTTCTATATAATTAGCTTTATCATACCATTTTATCGACAATATGTCTAAATATTTTCTACATTTTTTGCATTATTTTGACGTTATATTCTCTTCAAGAAAAAATATTCCGAAAATCCATCTTCTTCATTACAATAACTTCCCACCATTTCATAGGAAAGACTTTGGTAAAAATCTTTTCCCTGCCAGTCAAAAGTATCTAAACGAATCATATTCGCTCCAAGTACCTTGGCTCTTTTCTCCAGTTCTTCTATTAATTTTCTTCCGATTCCCTGACGACGATATTTTTCATCCACAAATACGGTAGATACATATAAAATTTTAAACGCAGTCATGCAGGCATCTAATCCTGCTATTAATTCGCCATCTTTTTCCATTCCAATGCTGATGCTTCCTTCCATTTTGTATGTAATATGTTTTTCATCATAGGCATCCAGTCTTTCTTCTATTTCCGCTATCTGATTTTGATTTAGTTCTATTATTTTCAATGTATCCATATTCATTTTTCCTCTCTATTACCGCACTTTCTCATATCAATCTGGCTTTCTTCTTCACTTGCCTCAAACCCAATACTTTCATACAAATGAATTGCTCCCGCGTTCTGCTCATCTGCTGCAAGAAATCCTCTGGTTGCTCCATGACACTTTCCATAATAAAGTGCCTGATTAATTAATCTTCTGGCACCCCCTTGATTTTTCCTTCTGCATCGCGTTCTATAAATACTGTTCTATTCTGTGCATAATCACCATCCTGACTAAGCCACTCCAAGAACCACTCTTCCGTCTGCCCGGTAAAACCACGGCTCAGTCCTCTACAAGTCATAGTAACTTCTGAAGCTTCTTTACAATCCTTCTTTTCTAATAATTCAGTTTCTATGGCACTTTCTCCAATAGATTCCATTGATTTCAGAAAATACTCGTGCCATGCATTACGAACCACAAATCCTTCTTGTTCCATTTCCGGTACCCAAGCATGTGGTATAAAGGTAACAAGTCCTTCCTTCTTTATATTTTGTATCAAATCTTTTGATTTATTTGCAGCCCAATGATACTCCCTTTCCTTTGCTTCCGGATTGTAACCACTTACTAAAATCATTTCCAGATTCATACAAAGAATTTCATATTCCATGACCTCTTCATATTCTGCATATTCCATAGAGGAATACTGAAAATCTTTTAACTTGCTTTTAATTTCTTCAAATTCTTCTCTTTTCATAATATTCTTTCTCACCTATCAAACTTTTTTAACAACTTATCTTTTTTGTATTTTCTTATGGTCTCTTCGATTTCATTATAATCTCGTTCGAAAAGTTCTCCACTTATCTGCTCTTTCAACTGTTCTTTTTCCACTTTGAGAAGTATCTTTTCAATCACAAATGACTTACTCTTTTCCTTATATTTTGGCAATTGGTTCAATTCCTGTATATGAGCAAGTTCCGGTCTCCACAGCAGACTCATTTTATGACTCCAATTCACTTTAGGATTTTCCTTTGGTTCACGCAAAAGATAAAAGTCCGGTATACCATCTTGTAATTCTACTGTAATGATTCCCCACCATTCCGGTACATGCTCTGCAATGTGACCTGCATGACTTGTCCCTGCCACAATATAATTGTAGTCATAATACTGATTGTAGTCTCTCACCTGCCGGCTTAAACGGGCATAGGTGTCAGCATCACTTTTAATTTCAATACCACATAGAGCAGACGGCATAACCATCACCACGTCTGCCCGAGAGCGTCCCATCTGTTTTTCTTCTATAATTCTGATTTTTCCGTAGGTTTCTTCTAAGAAATCAAAAAGTGGTTCCCGAATGTCTTTATCGTATAGCATGAATTACCTGCTTTCTTTTATAAACCTGGTAAGCTGTTTCTGATTTTTGATAACAATACTCTTTTCACTATATTGTCTCATAATATTCTCAAACTTTTCTTTTTTCTCCTTCGTGCGTCCTTCATGAAGAATCCACCAGATAAACTCCATATCCATCTTTTCTTTACATCCTTCTCCCATGGATTCTCTGGTCGTCCCCCGATATTTGAAATATCGGCGAAATGCACGGAAAAGACAAGAAAAACGATTAAAACTTAAAAAGATAATTCTGTCTGCTTCTTCCATACGTCTTTCATATTCCATATAAGAATAATTTCCATCTATTACCCATGAAACATTGGTATCAAGAAAGTTTTTTACAATATCCGCAGACTCTTCTCTTTTTCTGCCTTTCCAGCCGGGCAACCAAAATACACTGTCTAAATATAGCACCGGAATCTGATATAGCTCGCTTAAATATCCGGCAAGGGTGGATTTTCCACAGCCGCTGTAGCCTATAATCGCTACTTTCATGATTCCTCTTCCATTCCAAATGACTCCGGATATACCTCAATTCCGAGTTTTCTTCCAATTGCCACTGCCCATTTTACAAATCCATATGCTACGGATGTAATGATATTATCAGAAACAATATAGCCTTCCGGAATAGGTGATTTCAAATTATCATCCCAGCCTTGCATTCCAGACATATCCTCCATAGTAAATCCTTCTTCTAGCAAATCTTCTTGATTTGCTCCAATCATAAAACATTTTCCTTTTAGCATTCCGGCTTTCAGCAAAAGAACCGGTGCAATAGAAATTGCTCCTATTATTATATCTTCTCCATCAAATTTTTTCACAAATGAAATGATATCCTCATCCTCTACTGCTTCTCTGATATCCATAGCACCTGTCAGTATCAGGCTATCGTATTCTTCTATTTCTAACTCGTCTATTGTTTTATCCGGAAGTACTCGTAAACCTTCTTCACTTCTTACCGGATTTTTATCTTTTGCAAATATGACAATCGGCTTTTCTGCCATAGCAAACATCTCCAGCGCTACACTAAATTCAAAGTTGCAAAATTGATCATAAATTAATACGGCTGTTTTTTTCATAATTGCACCACTCCTTAAGTTGCTTTTCACTATACCTGAAGAATTTTTAAAGAACACTTTTCCATTGTCATACGATGCGTATCAATGGTTAATTTATATCCTTCTTTTGGAAATAAATACTCATAAGAAGCCTCCACAGAACCCAGACATCTGTTTTTGCGTTCTTTCTCTCTTTGTTTTAATATCTCTAAAGGACATGTTACATGTATCAGATGAATACGGTGGGAACAAAACATTTCTTCCAGTTGGTTAAAAATTCGTTCACTGGTAATCACATGATCAATAATAACACCCTGTCCTGCTTTAAGCACTTCTAATGCCTTTTCACATAGCTTTGATGATACTTCAAATACATCATCTTCATATATTACATCTTCGGTTGTCATTTTCAAGAAATCGTCAATGGAAATAATCTCATATCTCTCATTTCTTTTTTCTTCTATAATTTCCTGCAATGTTTTTGCTAATGTAGACTTTCCGCTACTGGATGGACCATTGAGCAAAATGACAAGCGGTTTCCGAACATCTTTATCGTGTAGCATAAATTACCTACTTTCTTTTATAAACCTGGCAACTTGGGATTCATTTACTTATCCATAAAATGTAATAGTGCATTATATTCTCTTAAATACGCACCTCGTTTCATTTCGTTTTCTCTGGCATAATCTTGATACTTAGAAAATATATCTATTGCTTCCTTTATAGAAATCCATCTTGGCTCAAGTCCTACCTCAACTTCTCTTTCCGTTAATTTTCTTTCTGTTTCACCAATATATTCACATATATAATAGTGACTTACAAAAAGCGTTAGTAAGGATATTCAGGTAATAAGTCTCCCAACAACATAACTTTATCCTCACTAACAAGAACTTCTATGTTCTTTGCGTTGATTCCTGTTTGCATCATAAACTCTCGGCAAGCTCCACAAGGAGGCATAATTGTCCCATCTAAATAAACGGAACAAATCCTGTCAATTTCAAATTCTCCATTTGAAAACATTGTTGATATTGCATTTCTCTCTGCACACATCCCAAGAGAACTACTTGTATCTATACAAATACCTGTAAAAATATTTCCACTTTTGCTTAATACTGCCGCACCGACGCTTCCGACCGATATAGTATCTGATATATCTTTAGGATTCGTTGCTTTCTTTGCTAAATCATATAATTCTTTCCATTTATTATCCATTTTAATATTTTCCTCCTATAAATTAGGATTTACCGAGTTCTTTCATATTCATCATTCATAGTGTTTTCCCATAATCTTTAGATTGGTAGCTGCATACATCCCAAATCCCTTATAAAAATGCATATGGTGTTCATCATTAACACTAGTTAGTTCGATATGTTTGGCTCCATATTCCAATACACGTTTCTCGATTTCATTAAGTAACTGTTTTCCATATCCTTTGTTTTGATAACCTGCAAATATAACAATTTCCTCAAGGTAATAAATAGATATATCATCATATTCTTTAAAATATCCAATAACAAATCCAGTTGTATTGGATTCGTCATCTTTTTGGATTAAGCAAAGTGAATCTTCTATCGTAACCATTTGATGAATTCTTTTACATGCCTTTTCATATTTCCAACATCCATCCTCATTATTGTTGTAGTAGTCCATATATAGCTTGGCTATTTCTTCAACGTCAGACTCATTCATTAATAAATAATTCATTTGTTTCGTCTCTCCTTCATAAATTCTAATTTTCTTTATCTCTGCGCCCATACAATTGTCCAATTCTATAACTTTGGCGTTAGCATACTCTTTTCAAATAAACCATATCAACCAATTGTATACCATCCTCGAACATTAGATGATCATAGTTATCTACAAAAAAATTTTTTACTCTATGTGATTCTGTAAAGCCACAGTTATGATAAAAAGAAAGGGTTGAAGGACAATCTCCTGTTCCTACAAACAACACATTGCAATCTGAAAAATGCTTAACAAGAAATTCTATCAAATATTTTCCATAACCCTTACGCTGATAATTCGGTAATACAGCAATGTTTTTAAGTTCATAAACTCCTTCAGATTCTTTTGTAATAACACATTCCGCCTTTACACCATGGTCATCTAAAACAAACATTTCACCACGCTCAAGATATTTATCAATCATATCCTCTTGTTCATCTGCCAATAACAATAAATCCAAATATTGTTTTTTTTCACCCGTTACTTTTTCTATATTCATAGTTCACCTCTACATCTTCTTATTTGTTTACTTCTACAATTTGAAATTTCAATATTCCTTTTTTATTTCATTCAGCCCATAAATTGCCTTAAATCTTTTCTCATCTTCAGCATCTCTTATCAGCATTACTTCAGTAAAATGTGCATCATCATAATTCTTAAAACCTGCCACCTTTTCAAGAATAAATACAATCAGAAATGCTACAAGAATAACTACACCTACAGGATTATAGGCCTCCATAATATCATATGTTCCTATCTTTACCTCCGACGCAATATCTGAAATCATGCATTGCAATGAACACATGTTCAAAAGGAGCAAAAGGTGTCACCGTTGGCTGCTGATTCCTCTACTTTATTTCGCCAATTTGAATACATTTCTTCATAGGAACCTGAAATAGAATCTTTGGAAGGCTCTTCCAAATCTTTTTCTCGCAAAGTGTAACTTTCCGCATATAAAATAAGTAATTTCATAAGATTCTGTAATTCCGAAACATCTTTGCTTTTGGATATTTTTCGCATATTATCTAAAAATGCTGAGTCTATAGGAAATTGTGAGAGTTCCTCAAAAATTCTTTTTACACCTTTGAAAGCTGTGCATGATGGCAACCTGCATCCCACTGCAATCCATCCCAATTTGTACAGTAGAATAAATTCCTATGAGTGCCAATGAATTAGGACATATTATCTCTGCCTTAGCAATACTGCATCTATTATTTTCTGATTTACACTATTCTAGTGTTAGCATCTAATTAGTACAAAATAAAATGAGATATTCCCTTGAAAATATTATATAATACCAAGAGGAGGTACTCATTATGCCAAGAAAACAACACACTAAGCAGTTCAAGTTGGATGCTGTCAACTATCGTAAGGAACACCCTGATCTCACTCAGGCTGAATGTGCCAAGAATCTCGGAATAGGTGTTAGCACCTTAGCCAGGTGGGAAGCTCAATATAGAGACTCTGATGGCGACATCCCAGTTAGAGGATCCGGAAACTATGCCTCTGACGAAGAAAAGGAAATCGCTCGTCTGAAACGGGAGCTTCGTGATGCTCAGGATGCGCTCGATGTGTTAAAAAAAGCCATCAGCATTCTGGGCAAAGACTGACAGAAGCTATCTATACAGAAGTTTCTGCAAAGGTAGAGGCATCTAAAGTTACTAAACGCCGCGTCTCTACTTCTGGAATGCTGAAATTTTTAGGCGTGTCTCGTTCTGGATACAGAGCCTTTCTAAACCGTAAGCTCTCTCCTACTCGACAGCGAAAAGAATCTGTCAAAAAGGAAATCCAGAAAATCTATGATGATTCTAAACAGAATTACGGCGCTCCTAAAATAACACAGGAACTTCGCAAATCTGGCGAAACCATTGCAGAGCGTACTGTAGGTAAATATATGCGCGAAATGGGTATAAAAGCTCAATGGGTCAAGCCTTGGACCACTACTACCAGAGACTCTGATTTTAGCAGTGAACTCCATAACATCCTGAATGAGCAGTTCAACCCTGAACGTCCTAACGCTGTCTGGTGCACCGATATCACTTATATCTGGACACAGGATGGATTTGTCTATCTTAATTGCGTTATGGACTTATTTGCCAGAAAGATTATTGCATGGACGCTCTCTGACACTATGGAAGTATCTTCCGTAATTGAAACAATCAATAAAGCAAAGGCTGTTCGAAATACCGATTTGCCTTTGATTATACATTCAGACCGTGGCAGCCAGTATGTTTCTAACGCATGGCGTGAAGCCACAGAAAATATGCAGCGTAGTTATTCTCACAAGGGCTACCCTTATGACAATGCCTGCATTGAATCCTTCCATTCCCTGATTAAAAGAGAATGGCTTAACAGATTTCATATTCGAAACTACAAGCATGCTTATTCGCTTGTCTTTGAATACATTGAAACCTTTTATAACACCGTCAGAATACATAGTCACTGTGACTATGTGTCTCCTGATGAATTTGAAAAACTGTATGAGAGGGCGAAATTACTGCCGGCAGCTTAGCTGGCAGAACTTCTCATTTTAATTTGTGCTAAATCTTGACATAGGACCATTCATCCTTTTATATCTCCATCAACCTCTAATTTATAAACATATTCGGGA is a window from the Roseburia sp. 499 genome containing:
- a CDS encoding transposase; the encoded protein is MPRKQHTKQFKLDAVNYRKEHPDLTQAECAKNLGIGVSTLARWEAQYRDSDGDIPVRGSGNYASDEEKEIARLKRELRDAQDALDVLKKAISILGKD
- a CDS encoding GNAT family N-acetyltransferase, giving the protein MGAEIKKIRIYEGETKQMNYLLMNESDVEEIAKLYMDYYNNNEDGCWKYEKACKRIHQMVTIEDSLCLIQKDDESNTTGFVIGYFKEYDDISIYYLEEIVIFAGYQNKGYGKQLLNEIEKRVLEYGAKHIELTSVNDEHHMHFYKGFGMYAATNLKIMGKHYE
- a CDS encoding IS3 family transposase, whose protein sequence is MYTEVSAKVEASKVTKRRVSTSGMLKFLGVSRSGYRAFLNRKLSPTRQRKESVKKEIQKIYDDSKQNYGAPKITQELRKSGETIAERTVGKYMREMGIKAQWVKPWTTTTRDSDFSSELHNILNEQFNPERPNAVWCTDITYIWTQDGFVYLNCVMDLFARKIIAWTLSDTMEVSSVIETINKAKAVRNTDLPLIIHSDRGSQYVSNAWREATENMQRSYSHKGYPYDNACIESFHSLIKREWLNRFHIRNYKHAYSLVFEYIETFYNTVRIHSHCDYVSPDEFEKLYERAKLLPAA
- a CDS encoding DJ-1/PfpI family protein, whose protein sequence is MKKTAVLIYDQFCNFEFSVALEMFAMAEKPIVIFAKDKNPVRSEEGLRVLPDKTIDELEIEEYDSLILTGAMDIREAVEDEDIISFVKKFDGEDIIIGAISIAPVLLLKAGMLKGKCFMIGANQEDLLEEGFTMEDMSGMQGWDDNLKSPIPEGYIVSDNIITSVAYGFVKWAVAIGRKLGIEVYPESFGMEEES
- a CDS encoding GNAT family N-acetyltransferase is translated as MNIEKVTGEKKQYLDLLLLADEQEDMIDKYLERGEMFVLDDHGVKAECVITKESEGVYELKNIAVLPNYQRKGYGKYLIEFLVKHFSDCNVLFVGTGDCPSTLSFYHNCGFTESHRVKNFFVDNYDHLMFEDGIQLVDMVYLKRVC
- a CDS encoding sce7726 family protein — translated: MLYDKDIREPLFDFLEETYGKIRIIEEKQMGRSRADVVMVMPSALCGIEIKSDADTYARLSRQVRDYNQYYDYNYIVAGTSHAGHIAEHVPEWWGIITVELQDGIPDFYLLREPKENPKVNWSHKMSLLWRPELAHIQELNQLPKYKEKSKSFVIEKILLKVEKEQLKEQISGELFERDYNEIEETIRKYKKDKLLKKFDR
- a CDS encoding phosphotransferase-like protein, translated to MLHDKDVRKPLVILLNGPSSSGKSTLAKTLQEIIEEKRNERYEIISIDDFLKMTTEDVIYEDDVFEVSSKLCEKALEVLKAGQGVIIDHVITSERIFNQLEEMFCSHRIHLIHVTCPLEILKQREKERKNRCLGSVEASYEYLFPKEGYKLTIDTHRMTMEKCSLKILQV
- a CDS encoding GNAT family N-acetyltransferase, producing the protein MDTLKIIELNQNQIAEIEERLDAYDEKHITYKMEGSISIGMEKDGELIAGLDACMTAFKILYVSTVFVDEKYRRQGIGRKLIEELEKRAKVLGANMIRLDTFDWQGKDFYQSLSYEMVGSYCNEEDGFSEYFFLKRI
- a CDS encoding cytidine deaminase family protein → MDNKWKELYDLAKKATNPKDISDTISVGSVGAAVLSKSGNIFTGICIDTSSSLGMCAERNAISTMFSNGEFEIDRICSVYLDGTIMPPCGACREFMMQTGINAKNIEVLVSEDKVMLLGDLLPEYPY
- a CDS encoding DNA topology modulation protein, with product MKVAIIGYSGCGKSTLAGYLSELYQIPVLYLDSVFWLPGWKGRKREESADIVKNFLDTNVSWVIDGNYSYMEYERRMEEADRIIFLSFNRFSCLFRAFRRYFKYRGTTRESMGEGCKEKMDMEFIWWILHEGRTKEKKEKFENIMRQYSEKSIVIKNQKQLTRFIKESR
- a CDS encoding GNAT family N-acetyltransferase, whose translation is MYRTRCRRKNQGGARRLINQALYYGKCHGATRGFLAADEQNAGAIHLYESIGFEASEEESQIDMRKCGNREEK
- a CDS encoding transposase — encoded protein: MAFVTNDNQQLTLTDSTFNLTQREKRVLEKSWANTFAEKVFPAIDESIFSVLYSDKASRPNTPVNVIVGALILKEALGDTDDELVEALMFDVRYQYALHTTSFEEQPLSDRTLSRFRARVLAYETEHDVDLIHECIVKMAKEIAEFMNISPNMQRMDSLMIAANIKNLSLLELFYTCVANLAKIMNQREITLPEEQYHYIEKDDYNRCIYHQRNLDATERTIVVMHDAEKLIELCDKTGNLDDTSEYQLLIRLLKERTIIDDDGTRRLRKKEEVENPSEVLLNPSDPEATFRYKAGGKNLGYVGNVVESVGEKGSLITDYAYEKNIYADNQFMKDYLEQQDTFDEGAFMVADGAYSGETNSRIAASHNLKLVTTNFTGRKPDEIYADFKFSDDGHFLLECINGCTPEECTYDSGNERSVAHFKTEECSSCPYKDRCQPRFLKTKVRKEVSWKAVGRAKQLQYMKTEEFSRYSRFRNGVEAVPSLLRRRYNVDKIPTRGKNRTRFHFGFKIAALNFQKLLDYINNLDNCAPKTKTA